The Litchfieldia alkalitelluris genome has a window encoding:
- the araA gene encoding L-arabinose isomerase produces the protein MLKTTKEYEFWFVTGSQLLYGEDVLRQVEEHSKTIVTGLDNDASVSYKLVFKSVVKDSDAIRDLILEANGNPSCAGIITWMHTFSPSKMWIAGLAALQKPLLHLATQFNRDIPWESIDMDFMNLNQSAHGDREHGFIHSRMKVKRKVVVGHWENEEVRERIGSWMRTSVAFAESKVLKVARFGDNMRQVAVTEGDKVEAQIKFGWTVNGYGVGDLVQKMNDITEQEVEQLVAEYEELYDFTPEGLTDGPERDSIKYQARIELGMKAFLTEGGYTAFTTTFEDLHGMQQLPGLAAQRLMEQGYGFAGEGDWKTAALVRLMKIIAGNEDTSFMEDYTYHFEPGNELVLGAHMLEICPTISATRPKIEVHPLGIGGKEDPARIVFNGKGGSALNASIIDLGHRFRLLVNEVDAVELEEEMPNLPVARVLWKTQPSLSQAVENWIQAGGAHHTGFSYKVTTEQLRDFAELAGIEMVVINNDTKTEAFNNELRWNDILYR, from the coding sequence ATGTTAAAAACAACAAAAGAGTATGAATTTTGGTTTGTAACTGGAAGTCAGTTACTTTATGGAGAAGACGTTCTAAGACAAGTAGAAGAACACTCTAAAACAATTGTAACTGGTTTAGATAATGACGCTTCTGTATCTTATAAACTAGTATTTAAGTCAGTAGTAAAGGATTCAGATGCGATTCGTGATTTAATTCTTGAAGCGAATGGTAATCCAAGCTGTGCAGGTATCATTACATGGATGCATACCTTCTCGCCTTCTAAGATGTGGATTGCAGGATTAGCTGCTTTACAAAAACCACTTTTACATTTGGCTACTCAATTTAATCGTGATATTCCATGGGAATCTATTGATATGGATTTCATGAACTTAAATCAATCAGCACACGGTGACCGTGAACATGGCTTTATCCACAGCCGTATGAAAGTTAAACGTAAGGTTGTTGTGGGTCATTGGGAGAACGAAGAAGTTAGAGAGCGTATTGGTAGCTGGATGAGAACTTCAGTAGCATTTGCTGAAAGTAAGGTTCTGAAGGTTGCAAGATTTGGTGATAACATGCGCCAAGTAGCTGTAACTGAGGGTGACAAAGTTGAAGCACAAATCAAGTTTGGCTGGACTGTAAATGGCTATGGTGTTGGCGACCTTGTACAAAAAATGAATGATATTACAGAACAAGAAGTAGAACAACTAGTTGCTGAATATGAAGAGCTTTATGATTTTACTCCTGAGGGACTTACAGATGGTCCAGAAAGGGATTCAATCAAATATCAAGCTAGAATCGAACTTGGAATGAAAGCTTTCTTAACAGAAGGTGGATATACTGCTTTCACAACTACTTTTGAAGATTTACACGGAATGCAACAACTTCCTGGTCTAGCAGCACAGCGCTTAATGGAACAAGGCTATGGATTTGCTGGTGAAGGTGATTGGAAAACTGCAGCTCTTGTTCGTTTAATGAAGATTATTGCTGGAAATGAAGATACATCATTTATGGAAGATTACACGTATCACTTTGAGCCAGGAAACGAATTGGTTCTTGGTGCTCATATGCTTGAGATTTGTCCAACCATTTCAGCTACTCGACCTAAAATTGAGGTGCATCCACTAGGTATTGGTGGCAAGGAAGACCCAGCTAGAATCGTGTTTAATGGTAAAGGTGGTTCAGCATTAAATGCATCGATTATTGACTTAGGACACCGTTTCCGCCTGCTTGTAAATGAAGTTGATGCAGTTGAACTAGAAGAGGAAATGCCAAATCTTCCTGTAGCAAGAGTACTATGGAAAACTCAGCCATCATTAAGTCAAGCAGTTGAAAACTGGATTCAAGCTGGTGGAGCACACCATACCGGATTCTCTTACAAAGTAACAACTGAGCAATTAAGAGACTTTGCTGAATTAGCTGGAATTGAAATGGTAGTTATTAATAACGATACAAAAACAGAAGCATTCAATAACGAACTTCGCTGGAACGATATCTTATACCGTTAA
- a CDS encoding glycoside hydrolase family 43 protein: MVQVTIDQAKRAQDLLIEQRADPWVYKHTDGYYYFTASVPEYDLIEVRRSQTIKGLAEAEPVVAWRKHETGPLSSLIWAPELHYINGSWYIYFAAAKSKEIVDGLFQHRMYVIENKSENPLEGTWEEKGQVKTDWESFALDATSFEHNGQQYLVWPQKDPDIKGNSNLYIAPLENPWTIKGPQVMISKPEYDWETIGFWVNEGPAVIKRNGKIFISYSGSATDENYCMGLLTADETSDVMDPNSWTKSKEPVFNTNYEAGQFGPGHNSFTVSEDGTKDLLVYHVRNYTEIVGDPLYDPNRHTCVKEFTWNPDGTPNFGMPR, from the coding sequence ATGGTACAGGTTACAATTGACCAAGCAAAAAGAGCCCAAGATTTATTGATTGAGCAAAGAGCAGATCCATGGGTGTATAAACATACTGATGGATACTACTACTTTACCGCGTCCGTACCTGAATATGATTTAATCGAAGTAAGACGTTCACAAACGATCAAAGGACTAGCGGAAGCTGAACCAGTGGTGGCATGGAGAAAACATGAAACAGGTCCTTTAAGTTCACTTATTTGGGCACCGGAACTTCATTATATTAATGGAAGCTGGTATATCTATTTCGCTGCAGCAAAATCAAAAGAAATCGTAGATGGTCTGTTTCAGCATCGAATGTATGTGATTGAAAATAAATCAGAAAATCCATTAGAGGGTACATGGGAAGAAAAAGGCCAAGTGAAAACTGATTGGGAATCTTTTGCTCTTGATGCAACATCCTTTGAACATAATGGACAGCAGTATTTGGTATGGCCACAAAAGGACCCGGATATTAAAGGAAACTCTAATCTTTATATTGCTCCATTAGAAAACCCATGGACAATTAAGGGTCCACAGGTCATGATCTCAAAGCCAGAATATGATTGGGAAACGATTGGGTTTTGGGTAAATGAAGGACCAGCAGTAATAAAACGGAATGGTAAGATTTTTATTTCTTATTCAGGTAGTGCGACTGACGAAAATTATTGTATGGGTCTATTAACTGCCGATGAAACTAGTGATGTAATGGATCCGAATTCATGGACTAAATCTAAGGAGCCTGTGTTTAACACGAACTATGAAGCTGGCCAATTTGGTCCTGGTCATAACAGTTTTACTGTTTCTGAAGACGGTACAAAAGATTTACTGGTCTATCATGTAAGAAACTATACAGAAATCGTTGGAGATCCTTTATATGATCCTAATCGCCATACATGTGTTAAAGAATTCACTTGGAATCCTGATGGAACACCAAACTTTGGAATGCCACGATAA
- the arfA gene encoding arabinosylfuranosidase ArfA, protein MTNNKAKMILEKDFKISEIDNRIYGSFIEHLGRAVYGGIYEPGHPQADEFGFRQDVIEMVKELQVPLVRYPGGNFLSGYNWEDGVGPVENRPRRLDLAWRTTETNEMGTNEFMKWAELVNAEVNMAVNLGTRGIDAARNLVEYCNHPGGSYYSDLRISHGVKNPYKIKTWCLGNEMDGPWQIGHKTAAEYGRLAQETAKVMKWVDPTIELVACGSSNRNMPTFADWEATVLDYTYDHVEFISLHQYYGNRDNNISNYLALSLEMDDFIKSVVSIADYIKAKKHSKKKVNLSFDEWNVWYHSNDQDKLIEPWSIAPAQLEDIYNFEDALLVGCMLITLLKNADRVKIACLAQLVNVIAPIMTENNGPAWKQTIFYPYMHTSVYGRGVSLNPIVSSPKYDSKDFTDVPYLESTAVYNEENEQLTIFAVNRHLQEGLELEVDIRNFEGYEVVEHIVLENDDVKQTNSAQGTPVAPHSNGNAKTENGKVNTLLPKLSWNVIRLAKRN, encoded by the coding sequence ATGACAAATAATAAAGCAAAAATGATTTTAGAAAAAGACTTTAAAATCTCTGAAATAGATAATCGTATTTATGGTTCTTTTATTGAACATTTAGGACGTGCGGTATATGGTGGCATATATGAGCCAGGTCATCCACAAGCAGATGAATTTGGATTCCGCCAAGATGTCATTGAAATGGTAAAAGAACTTCAAGTACCACTTGTACGATATCCTGGTGGAAACTTTCTTTCAGGATATAACTGGGAAGATGGGGTAGGACCTGTCGAGAATCGTCCCCGTCGACTTGATTTAGCATGGCGTACAACTGAAACAAATGAAATGGGAACAAACGAGTTTATGAAGTGGGCAGAGCTTGTTAATGCGGAAGTGAACATGGCGGTTAACCTTGGAACTCGTGGCATTGATGCTGCTAGAAATCTAGTGGAATATTGCAACCATCCTGGTGGATCTTATTATAGTGATTTACGTATCTCTCATGGTGTTAAGAACCCGTATAAAATTAAAACGTGGTGTCTCGGAAACGAAATGGATGGTCCTTGGCAAATTGGACATAAAACTGCTGCGGAATATGGTCGTTTAGCTCAAGAAACAGCGAAAGTTATGAAGTGGGTTGATCCAACGATTGAGCTTGTTGCATGTGGTAGTTCGAACCGAAACATGCCTACTTTTGCTGATTGGGAAGCAACAGTTCTTGATTACACATACGATCATGTAGAATTTATCTCGCTTCACCAATACTATGGAAACCGTGATAATAACATCTCGAATTATTTAGCACTATCATTAGAAATGGATGATTTTATCAAATCTGTTGTTTCTATTGCTGATTACATTAAAGCAAAAAAACACAGCAAAAAGAAAGTGAACCTTTCGTTTGATGAATGGAATGTTTGGTACCACAGCAATGATCAAGATAAGTTAATTGAGCCATGGAGCATTGCACCAGCACAATTAGAAGACATCTATAACTTTGAAGATGCGTTATTAGTTGGTTGTATGTTAATTACATTGCTGAAAAATGCAGACCGCGTTAAAATCGCATGTCTTGCTCAGTTGGTGAATGTAATCGCACCTATTATGACAGAAAACAATGGTCCTGCATGGAAGCAGACCATCTTCTATCCATACATGCATACATCTGTATATGGACGCGGAGTATCTTTAAACCCGATTGTTTCAAGTCCTAAGTATGACAGCAAAGATTTCACAGATGTACCTTACTTAGAATCAACAGCTGTATACAATGAAGAAAATGAACAACTAACAATCTTTGCTGTAAACCGTCATCTGCAAGAAGGTCTAGAACTAGAAGTAGACATCCGTAACTTTGAAGGCTATGAAGTAGTAGAACACATTGTGCTTGAGAATGATGATGTTAAGCAAACTAACTCTGCACAAGGCACTCCTGTAGCTCCTCATTCAAACGGAAATGCTAAAACTGAAAATGGAAAAGTGAATACATTATTACCTAAGTTATCTTGGAATGTGATTCGTTTGGCAAAACGTAACTAA
- a CDS encoding sn-glycerol-1-phosphate dehydrogenase, with translation MEKYIANLVTLAEQCDCGNHHNPITIEKISVGKEVLLELVSFLKSKGYKKPILIADVHTFEAAGVSISKDLTQSNISFSVSLIKPDENNDVVADEKSLVQALLEMPQDTDVIIAVGAGTIHDIARFCSAKTAVPFISVPTAPSVDGFTSMGAPLIVRGVKITYQMTAPIALFVDIGILKDAPKKMIAAGFGDMLAKFTSLADWKFDHLVKEEPYCPLVAEITREALDACMEQVDSIADGDERGVRILIEALIKSGLAMLIFGQSHPASGGEHHLSHYWEMEFLRQKRPAILHGAKVGVSTSLLAGIYKEKFLPFILDSSRLHSFEDKAIVAKISENLTEINHVYQQIPESGQLRRLLEKLSGETIPAQLGIDDELVKASLSEAHNLRKRYTGLKFLNEINVQSTLLK, from the coding sequence ATGGAAAAATATATTGCTAATCTAGTAACCCTGGCCGAACAATGTGATTGTGGTAATCATCACAACCCCATCACTATCGAAAAGATATCAGTTGGGAAAGAAGTATTACTAGAACTAGTATCATTCCTGAAATCAAAAGGATATAAAAAGCCTATACTGATTGCCGATGTTCATACGTTCGAAGCAGCGGGTGTGTCAATATCAAAAGACTTAACTCAATCTAATATTTCCTTTTCGGTTAGCTTAATCAAACCGGATGAAAACAATGATGTTGTGGCAGATGAGAAATCCTTAGTTCAAGCCCTATTAGAGATGCCCCAAGATACAGATGTAATCATCGCTGTAGGGGCTGGGACAATCCATGATATCGCACGTTTTTGTAGTGCTAAAACAGCAGTGCCGTTTATTTCTGTACCAACAGCGCCTTCTGTCGATGGTTTTACGTCCATGGGCGCGCCACTTATTGTTAGAGGAGTTAAAATCACCTATCAGATGACGGCACCAATTGCCTTATTTGTTGATATTGGTATTTTAAAAGATGCCCCTAAAAAAATGATTGCAGCTGGCTTTGGTGATATGCTTGCAAAATTCACTTCACTAGCAGATTGGAAATTTGATCATCTTGTAAAAGAAGAGCCGTATTGTCCACTTGTTGCAGAAATAACACGTGAAGCATTAGATGCTTGTATGGAACAGGTTGATTCGATTGCGGATGGTGATGAAAGAGGAGTTCGTATTTTAATTGAAGCACTAATCAAATCAGGGCTTGCGATGCTAATATTCGGACAATCTCACCCTGCCTCTGGTGGTGAACATCACCTATCACATTATTGGGAGATGGAATTTTTACGCCAAAAACGTCCTGCAATCCTTCATGGAGCTAAAGTAGGGGTATCAACTTCGCTTCTTGCTGGGATATATAAGGAAAAGTTTCTTCCATTTATTTTGGATTCATCTCGTTTACATTCATTTGAAGACAAAGCTATTGTAGCAAAAATTTCGGAAAACTTAACAGAAATTAATCATGTCTATCAACAGATACCAGAATCAGGTCAGCTTCGTAGGTTACTAGAAAAGCTTAGTGGCGAAACAATTCCAGCACAACTAGGTATTGATGATGAACTAGTAAAAGCGAGCTTAAGTGAGGCCCACAACTTACGAAAACGTTACACAGGCTTAAAATTTTTGAACGAGATAAATGTTCAATCAACACTCCTAAAATAG
- a CDS encoding glycoside hydrolase family 43 protein, producing MQKVETINNPVIEQRADPWVYKHTDGFYYFTASVPEYDRIEVRRSKTIQGLKDAETVTAWTKHESGVMSANIWAPEIHYLDGKWYIYFAAAREDAIFDHRMYVIENDSENPLEGSWVEKGQVKTDWESFSLDATVFEHKGQRYYVWAQRDPEIVGNSNLYIAKMTNPWTIEGPQVLITKPEYDWETIGFLVNEGAAVLKRNGKIFMTYSASATDYNYCMGLLSADEDSDLLDPKSWSKSSEPVFQTSEENSQYGPGHNSFTVSEDGTQDILVYHGRNYREIVGDPLWDPNRHTRAQVFTWNEDGTPNFGVPVADANKE from the coding sequence ATGCAAAAAGTAGAAACTATAAACAATCCAGTTATCGAACAAAGAGCAGATCCATGGGTCTATAAACATACAGACGGTTTTTATTATTTTACTGCCTCAGTTCCTGAATATGATCGAATTGAAGTAAGACGCTCGAAAACAATTCAAGGATTAAAGGATGCTGAAACTGTAACAGCTTGGACGAAACATGAGAGTGGCGTAATGAGTGCAAATATTTGGGCTCCAGAAATTCATTATCTAGATGGAAAATGGTATATCTATTTTGCTGCAGCTCGTGAAGATGCTATTTTTGATCACCGTATGTATGTGATTGAAAATGACTCAGAAAACCCATTAGAAGGAAGTTGGGTAGAAAAAGGACAGGTGAAAACCGACTGGGAATCCTTCTCGCTTGATGCGACAGTTTTCGAACACAAAGGACAACGATACTACGTATGGGCTCAAAGAGATCCTGAAATCGTTGGTAACTCAAACCTATATATTGCAAAAATGACCAATCCATGGACCATAGAAGGTCCTCAGGTACTGATTACAAAGCCTGAATATGATTGGGAGACAATTGGCTTCTTAGTGAATGAAGGTGCCGCAGTTTTAAAGAGAAACGGAAAGATTTTCATGACTTACTCAGCAAGTGCGACTGACTATAATTATTGCATGGGATTATTATCGGCAGATGAAGATAGTGATTTATTAGATCCAAAATCATGGTCTAAATCATCGGAACCAGTTTTTCAAACATCTGAAGAAAATAGTCAGTATGGACCAGGACATAACAGTTTTACGGTTTCAGAAGATGGGACTCAAGATATCCTAGTCTATCATGGTCGTAATTATCGTGAGATTGTTGGTGATCCACTATGGGATCCAAACCGCCATACCCGTGCACAAGTTTTCACATGGAATGAAGATGGGACTCCGAACTTTGGTGTTCCTGTTGCAGATGCAAACAAAGAATAA
- a CDS encoding family 43 glycosylhydrolase yields MNNQKGFDGVNFYEMNWDLKGDLLAHDPVIAKEGSKWYVFHTGNGIQVKSSEDGVNWKQEAPIFSTLPEWCKEYVPEKNEESIWAPDIYFHNGVYYIYYSVSTFGKNTSAIGLVTNTTLNPDNPNFEWKDLGHVISSTASNDYNAIDANLIFDQDGTPWVNFGSFWSGLKLIELDPVTMKVKDGAELLSISSRTEQPNTIEAPFIVHRNGYYYQFVSFDFCCRGVESTYKIYVGRSKDITGPYVDKNGVSMMSGGGTLIDAGGGRWIGPGHCAVYFSDDSSILVNHVYDSLNEGKPTLQIRPLFWDTDGWPHL; encoded by the coding sequence ATGAATAATCAAAAAGGTTTTGATGGCGTTAATTTTTACGAAATGAACTGGGACCTAAAGGGTGACTTATTAGCACATGATCCTGTGATTGCAAAAGAAGGTTCCAAGTGGTATGTATTCCATACTGGAAACGGAATTCAAGTAAAGTCATCAGAAGATGGTGTCAATTGGAAGCAAGAAGCTCCTATTTTTTCAACTTTACCAGAATGGTGCAAAGAATATGTCCCGGAAAAAAATGAGGAGAGCATTTGGGCTCCTGATATATATTTTCATAATGGAGTTTATTACATATACTACTCAGTTTCTACCTTTGGTAAAAATACTTCAGCCATTGGTTTGGTAACAAACACCACATTAAATCCTGATAATCCTAACTTTGAGTGGAAGGATTTGGGGCATGTTATTTCTTCAACTGCATCTAATGACTATAATGCAATTGATGCAAATTTAATTTTCGATCAAGACGGTACACCATGGGTGAATTTTGGTTCATTTTGGTCAGGATTAAAGCTTATTGAATTGGATCCTGTAACAATGAAGGTAAAAGATGGTGCTGAGTTATTATCTATTTCAAGTCGAACCGAGCAACCTAATACGATTGAAGCGCCATTTATCGTACATCGAAACGGATATTATTATCAGTTTGTATCTTTCGATTTTTGTTGTCGTGGAGTTGAAAGCACTTATAAAATCTACGTGGGAAGATCAAAGGACATTACAGGCCCGTATGTGGATAAGAATGGTGTCTCTATGATGTCAGGTGGCGGGACATTAATTGATGCAGGGGGCGGACGCTGGATTGGCCCAGGCCACTGTGCGGTGTATTTCTCTGACGACTCATCCATTTTAGTTAATCATGTGTATGATTCCTTGAATGAAGGAAAACCAACCCTACAAATTAGACCTTTATTTTGGGATACAGATGGTTGGCCACATTTATAA
- a CDS encoding alpha-N-arabinofuranosidase, whose product MKNNVIVNTDIKKGTINKNIYGHFAEHLGRCIYEGIWVGEDSSIPNTKGIRNDVLEALKNIKVPVLRWPGGCFADEYHWKDGVGPREERKRMVNTHWGGVVENNHFGTHEFMLLCELLECEPYICGNVGSGTVQEMSEWVEYMTFEGESPMANWRRENGADEPWKLKYFGVGNENWGCGGNMRPEYYADLYRRFQTYVRNYGDNKIYKIAGGANVDDYNWTEVLMKNAHWLMDGLSLHYYTIPGDFWLGKGSAVDFPEEEWFITMKKALHMDELISKHSTIMDKYDPKKRIGMIIDEWGTWFDVEPGTNPGFLYQQNTIRDALVAGLHFNIFHNHSDRVQMTNIAQTVNVLQAMILTEGEKMILTPTYHVFDMYKVHQDAELLAVDSSFGTYELNGETLPQVTVSASKNAEGKIHISLCNIDHQNESVLDLDLRGLNVGEAKVSGTIITADTMNAHNTFEQPEVVKPVEFTGVTLNNQKLDIKLPAMSVVTLVVE is encoded by the coding sequence ATGAAAAACAATGTTATCGTAAACACCGATATTAAAAAAGGCACAATTAACAAAAATATATATGGTCATTTTGCAGAGCATCTAGGCAGATGTATTTATGAAGGAATCTGGGTTGGTGAAGATTCTTCAATCCCAAACACAAAAGGTATTCGTAATGATGTGCTAGAAGCGCTTAAGAACATAAAAGTTCCAGTCCTTCGTTGGCCAGGTGGATGTTTCGCGGATGAGTATCACTGGAAAGATGGAGTAGGTCCTAGAGAAGAACGTAAGCGTATGGTTAACACACACTGGGGCGGTGTTGTTGAAAATAACCACTTCGGAACCCATGAGTTCATGCTTCTTTGTGAATTACTAGAATGTGAACCATATATTTGTGGAAACGTTGGAAGCGGTACCGTTCAAGAAATGTCTGAATGGGTTGAATATATGACCTTTGAAGGTGAATCTCCGATGGCAAATTGGCGCCGTGAAAATGGAGCAGATGAGCCATGGAAGCTAAAATATTTTGGCGTAGGAAATGAAAACTGGGGTTGCGGTGGAAATATGCGTCCAGAGTATTACGCAGACCTTTATCGTCGTTTTCAAACATATGTAAGAAATTATGGCGATAACAAAATTTATAAAATTGCCGGCGGGGCAAATGTCGATGATTATAACTGGACTGAGGTATTAATGAAAAATGCTCATTGGTTAATGGATGGACTCAGCCTTCATTATTACACTATTCCAGGAGATTTCTGGCTAGGAAAAGGCTCTGCGGTTGATTTCCCTGAAGAAGAGTGGTTCATTACGATGAAGAAAGCTCTTCATATGGATGAATTAATTTCCAAGCACAGCACAATTATGGACAAATATGATCCGAAAAAGCGAATTGGCATGATCATTGATGAGTGGGGAACTTGGTTTGACGTAGAACCTGGAACGAACCCAGGATTTCTATATCAACAAAATACAATTCGTGATGCACTAGTAGCAGGTTTACATTTTAACATCTTCCATAATCATAGTGATCGCGTTCAAATGACAAATATTGCTCAAACGGTGAACGTACTACAAGCAATGATTCTTACTGAGGGTGAGAAGATGATTCTTACTCCAACATACCATGTATTTGATATGTATAAAGTACACCAAGATGCTGAATTGTTGGCTGTTGATTCTTCATTTGGAACGTATGAACTTAATGGAGAAACTCTACCACAAGTGACTGTATCGGCATCTAAAAATGCAGAAGGAAAAATTCATATCAGCTTATGTAATATTGATCACCAAAATGAGTCAGTACTTGATTTAGATCTTCGTGGTTTAAATGTAGGTGAAGCAAAAGTGTCAGGAACAATCATTACTGCAGACACTATGAATGCTCATAATACTTTTGAACAACCAGAGGTTGTAAAGCCTGTTGAATTTACAGGGGTAACATTAAACAATCAAAAATTAGACATAAAGCTTCCAGCGATGTCTGTTGTTACATTAGTAGTAGAATAA
- a CDS encoding DUF6171 family protein, producing MNKQSLCKGCVETVIVSEEVIEELVKEAEEDLSVVVSDEIYAARLRICEGCPSLQYGTTCAHSGCIVRYRAKFKNKSCPFSGKPKWEKVG from the coding sequence GTGAATAAGCAAAGTCTATGCAAAGGCTGCGTTGAAACAGTCATTGTTTCAGAAGAAGTCATTGAAGAGCTCGTGAAGGAAGCAGAGGAAGATTTATCTGTGGTCGTGTCTGATGAAATCTATGCAGCAAGGTTGAGAATTTGTGAAGGCTGCCCCTCCCTTCAATACGGTACAACTTGTGCTCATAGCGGATGTATTGTCCGCTATCGAGCTAAATTTAAAAATAAAAGCTGTCCATTTTCGGGGAAGCCAAAGTGGGAAAAGGTTGGGTAA
- the araD gene encoding L-ribulose-5-phosphate 4-epimerase, producing the protein MLERLKREVLEANLQLPEHNLVTFTWGNVSGIDRNENLVVIKPSGIPYDELAIEDLVVVDLDGNIVEGTLRPSSDTPTHLALYRAFPTIGGVVHTHSPWATSWAQAGRSIPALGTTHADYYYGEIPCTREMTKEEIDRAYELETGNVIIETFTKEGLDPIAMPGVLVFNHAPFCWGKNAKEAVHNAVVLEEVAKMALHAFQLNPNVKPIQQFLLDKHYLRKHGANAYYGQK; encoded by the coding sequence ATGCTAGAACGCTTAAAGAGAGAGGTCCTTGAAGCAAATCTTCAGTTACCAGAGCATAATCTAGTTACCTTCACTTGGGGTAATGTTAGTGGAATCGACCGAAACGAAAACCTTGTCGTTATTAAACCAAGTGGTATTCCATATGACGAATTAGCGATAGAAGATTTAGTGGTCGTTGACTTAGATGGGAATATCGTTGAAGGAACATTGCGTCCTTCTTCAGATACCCCAACACATCTTGCGTTGTATCGTGCTTTCCCAACTATTGGTGGTGTGGTTCATACACATTCCCCGTGGGCCACAAGCTGGGCGCAAGCAGGTCGTTCAATTCCAGCGCTAGGAACAACACATGCAGATTATTATTACGGAGAAATTCCTTGTACACGTGAAATGACTAAAGAGGAAATTGATCGCGCGTATGAACTTGAAACAGGAAATGTGATTATTGAAACCTTTACTAAAGAAGGCCTTGATCCAATTGCTATGCCTGGGGTTCTCGTATTTAACCATGCCCCATTCTGTTGGGGGAAAAATGCAAAAGAGGCTGTACACAATGCCGTGGTGTTGGAAGAAGTAGCCAAGATGGCACTTCATGCTTTCCAACTAAATCCGAATGTGAAACCAATACAGCAGTTCTTACTTGATAAACACTATTTAAGAAAGCACGGTGCTAATGCCTACTACGGCCAAAAATAG